In Thunnus thynnus chromosome 13, fThuThy2.1, whole genome shotgun sequence, the following proteins share a genomic window:
- the LOC137195016 gene encoding olfactory receptor 2AT4-like has product MSFLRTVLNNSVIIHPPGFYIIGFQTFPYISVYFIFLAFVYVVTLLFNSLVIYVIAFNHCLHTPKFLAVVNLSVIDVILNTCTIPSMIKIFLVKDNFIPFNLCLLQMFVYYTFGTLESYALAVLAYDRLIAICFPLRQNSINTVRSMCCIVGLTWSFALGVTAFTTGIMTQLSFCNSVRVFSYFCDYAPVFRLACNDYTMQWFAASFLTVLLLVGPFTFILLSYVSILMTVFKMKSLDSRVKALATCVEHLILVAVFYIPLITIFTIGFYLRAINPDQRVLSLSLASCIPPCINPIVYSLKTKEIKIRAVALVRKIKIGTQQTHQHENYTFNINKT; this is encoded by the coding sequence ATGTCTTTTCTCAGGACTGTTTTAAACAACTCTGTCATCATTCATCCTCCAGGCTTCTATATCATCGGATTTCAAACATTTCCTTACATCAGCGTCTACTTCATCTTTTTAGCATTTGTCTATGTGGTTACACTGCTGTTCAATAGTTTGGTGATCTACGTAATTGCTTTTAATCATTGTTTACACACTCCTAAGTTTTTGGCTGTTGTCAATCTCTCAGTAATTGATGTGATTCTAAACACATGTACTATTCCCAGCATGATAAAGATATTCCTTGTTAAGGACAATTTTATTCCTTTCAACTTATGCTTGTTACAGATGTTTGTATACTATACATTTGGGACTTTGGAGTCATATGCGCTGGCTGTACTTGCCTATGACAGGTTGATCGCAATATGTTTCCCTCTGCGGCAAAACTCAATCAACACTGTGCGGAGCATGTGTTGTATTGTCGGCCTGACTTGGTCTTTTGCTCTGGGAGTTACAGCATTTACAACAGGTATAATGACTCAACTGTCTTTTTGTAATTCTGTCAGAGTATTCAGCTATTTCTGTGACTATGCACCTGTGTTTAGACTGGCCTGTAATGATTACACAATGCAGTGGTTTGCAGCTTCATTTCTCACTGTTTTACTCCTTGTAGGACCTTTTACTTTCATTCTTCTGTCCTATGTCAGCATCCTGATGACTGTGTTCAAGATGAAATCACTGGACAGTCGGGTGAAAGCTCTGGCCACTTGTGTTGAGCATCTCATCCTTGTGGCTGTATTTTACATTCCACTTATTACCATTTTTACTATCGGGTTTTATCTGCGAGCTATTAACCCAGACCAGCGTGTGCTGAGCCTGTCGCTGGCCTCTTGCATCCCACCCTGCATCAATCCTATTGTATATTCTTTGAAAACTAAAGAGATCAAAATCAGAGCTGTTGCACTGgttagaaaaattaaaattggcacacaacaaacacaccaacatgAAAACTATACTTTCAATATTAATAAGACGTAG